The following are from one region of the Sorghum bicolor cultivar BTx623 chromosome 2, Sorghum_bicolor_NCBIv3, whole genome shotgun sequence genome:
- the LOC110433042 gene encoding uncharacterized protein LOC110433042 has translation MALRSLLLLRIQGVVLPSTKGPRTGLLSGLSPAAATTRFMGTKSQCEHRFPTTIAEAEQRMTQLRDSIKAMQQETIKDQQKLREELTEFDKNIRREFAEVSSSADKARKVGSAFVAAVLGTPLLLIFMSKYQPTD, from the exons ATGGCGCTGCGTTCTCTTCTACTGCTAAGGATTCAGGGTGTTGTTCTCCCGTCAACGAAAGGCCCCCGTACGGGGCTCTTGTCCGGGctgtcgccggcggcggcgacgactcgATTTATGGGCACCAAATCTCAG TGTGAACATCGCTTCCCGACAACTATTGCTGAGGCTGAACAAAGGATGACCCAACTGCGGGATTCAATAAAGGCCATGCAGCAAGAGACCATTAAGGACCAGCAGAAGCTACGGGAAGAGCTGACTGAGTTCGATAAAAATATCAG gcGTGAGTTCGCTGAGGTATCAAGTTCTGCTGATAAAGCCAGGAAAGTTGGAAGCGCATTTGTGGCTGCCGTCCTTGGCACTCCATTGCTTCTGATATTTATGAGCAAGTATCAACCAACAGACTGA
- the LOC110432706 gene encoding uncharacterized protein LOC110432706, whose amino-acid sequence MKILAWNCRGLASHRAVRVLLEVQRRENLDVLFLSKTHLSKAKAENLKRKVGCEKFAIHESDGRSGGLLMLWKKEVVVRPVNISQYYIDVVMGEGEEWHLTGIYGDPYHKEQTWEALRELKDSMSTLPWLTMGDLNEIWYHHEKEGGRARSQRQLQDFQDALDDCGLSDMGYSGDIFTWHRGRIRERLDRGVINDQWRDMFPNAKIVNGEYLKSDHRPLSVRTEALQGQYQVNCVTKRFEAKWLKEETVQEVVQTA is encoded by the coding sequence ATGAAAATCCTAGCATGGAACTGCCGGGGGTTGGCTAGCCACCGGGCAGTTCGAGTGCTTCTGGAGGTCCAGAGGCGGGAGAATCTAGATGTTCTTTTTCTGTCTAAGACACATCTGAGTAAAGCAAAGGCAGAAAACCTAAAGCGTAAAGTGGGTTGTGAGAAGTTTGCCATCCATGAGAGTGATGGTCGTAGTGGAGGTTTGTTGATGCTCTGGAAGAAGGAGGTGGTGGTAAGACCGGTAAATATATCCCAGTACTATATTGATGTAGTAATGGGTGAAGGGGAGGAGTGGCATCTAACTGGGATTTATGGAGACCCCTACCATAAAGAACAGACTTGGGAGGCGCTGAGAGAGCTTAAAGATAGCATGAGCACGTTGCCATGGCTGACGATGGGTGATCTCAATGAAATTTGGTATCACCATGAAAAGGAAGGAGGCAGAGCAAGATCACAAAGGCAATTACAAGACTTTCAAGATGCTCTTGATGACTGTGGGCTATCTGATATGGGGTATTCAGGAGATATCTTCACCTGGCATCGGGGGAGGATTAGGGAGCGGCTTGATCGTGGTGTAATAAATGACCAATGGAGAGATATGTTCCCCAATGCTAAAATAGTGAATGGAGAGTACCTCAAGTCTGATCACCGGCCTTTAAGTGTGAGGACTGAGGCTTTGCAGGGGCAGTATCAGGTCAATTGCGTTACAAAACGTTTCGAAGCCAAATGGTTGAAGGAAGAGACAGTGCAGGAGGTGGTGCAGACGGCCTAG